The stretch of DNA CTTCGTAGATAAATGTTAGCATTTTGTTATCTACTATTCCAATCACTTTGGTATATCAAAATTTTGTCTGTGATCGACATTATTAGGATTTGGGTATAATGTCACATGACCATAGGCAATAATAGGTTAACAGCAGGTCGAGGAGTtcaaattagaaaatttaaagaaatcaTTCTAATTCTTTTCAAATCCTCATTGAATAGATAGACCGATGCCTAATTTTCCTATACATGTGGGCCTTTGAGTTATGATGATTAAATTCGTAACATACAGTTAaaacaatgtttacatttttaggTTTGGAACAATTGTTTTGGTAAAATGGTTTTCAACTTTTACAAACCAACAGTTAACTATGGAAGCTGGGCTGACAGATTTAGCAGTACTTGGACTTTTCTACTTCTGTTGATACTAGCACTTCTGACTGTTTGGCGCCATTACCGAGGACCAAACTTTATTTGTAAAACACCAGAACAATTTCCACGATATTGGAACGACTTTACTGACGAATCATGTTGGTTATCCAGACAAGTTATACCTTTTGAGCCCTTAGGACAAGGATCCTTCTCAGATTCAGAAAATCTAAATATGCTTGTAGTAATGAATGACAAGGATAGTGCAAACGAAAACAGCACACGAACTCTGTATCAGTGGCTTCCATTAATTTTATGCCTGCAGGCACTTTTATTTATGTTACCTGACATCTTTTTAAGGATTTGTGAGTCAAGTTTTGGGTTTGGATGTCAGAAGCTTTCAAAGATGATACAAGACTACAGGCAATATTCTGCAGACGACCGAAAACATTTTGCAATGGAGATAGGTTCATATCTTCATCAACAGTTTAGTGAACGTTTGCTTAGGGTCCTACCTTTTGGTATTTTAACAGTATTACTAGCCTTCGTGAAATTGTTGTTTTTCCTCAATGCAGCTACACAGTTGATCATTCTAGAGGGATATTTATCACCCCAAAATGTCACTTCTTATGGTGAATATGTGTTCGAAAGTATAATCAACACCAATTATTCAACAATAGCGTATTCGCCTGTATTTCCACGAGAGGTATTGTGTAGACGTGAATTTGTTCAAGTGTCGAATGTGCATCTGTACATGTTTCAGTGTTTAGTACCGGTCAACGAATTTAACGAGCAAATCTGTTTCTTTGTTTGGATCTGGCTTCTGGTAGTTTGTATAGCGGCCGGTACCAGTGGGATGTTGTTCCTTGTAAAGTCATTATTACCTATGGTGAAACAAAGGTATGATATaacttttataatattattatttgttatcCGTTGGAACGTGAAAAGGGTTCGCTCGTCCCAAGTAATTGTATAGTAGCACTTGCACAGTCATTACAGAACGTAAATGACAAGGAACATTATAAGGGCCATTCGTcctgaatataaatgaaaatcgTCCATACTTAAACAACTACGCGTGCTAccattaaaaaataatgtttactcTAACTACATAAATATATCAACAAATCTCATTATCTAGATACACCTTTCATTCCTAAACCTTTTTGCGATTAGTATTACTTTGTGGTTGAAAAAGAGTTTCAGAATTTCGTAAGATGAAGCTCTGTTACATTTattacaatcaaaacaaaatataatagcTCTCTGGTTTCACTATTCTTATACGAGCACAAAATTGTGATAGATCTGAATTTTGGAAAAATGCAATCGGACCAAAGTTAGAACAATAGTATTTTTTGAATTGTTACATGCATTCATGGGGCGTTATGGGGTAATTGGTTTTATTTTGGATGAGTTATAATTTTTTAAGTTTTCCTCgctatcaacatttttttaaaatctggattcagaatattgtGTTTTGTCAACTGCTTGACCAtgtaatagatttttttttattactttggggatcatatttttattctaaaggggcactagctacgagatatataaaaaaatctaaagtttgatttttttttgttcaatcaataatgaaagtggaATAGTGAGATAACAATTCACTTTTTGCAGTCAAAAAggatcaattttgtcaaattacggtAAGAAACATTAATAATTattaattcacttgcaagtgaatgagtcgacctctttaaatccgtattcatgtgaacttcaatttaacctctagctagagattgacaacgcatgaattgtacgtgtactggttatttaaagaaaacgaatgtcaacaatgaaagtgaaactacggtaaatcatttgattacggattcgatgcacataaaatcattcttatacggttaaaaagaatgagaaaaatctatttttaatctataaaataaaatcaaacagacctataaaaatcgagttgcacgtgttggtttaatctattcatatctttatttatgtttacatcgcttatatgatcatctgaggtcaaatcaatagttaattagatggcgtctatactaaaatacacacgaaacgaacctatatattatctaacccatgctctgtaaactgtttattttagacttttaatagtttggatacatgttttacattgttataaaacaaatatgagaatttgagtcaaatcggtgaccatgaatttgacagctagtgcccctttaagaaaaaaaaaacatacctctTCTTGAATTTAAATGGTCGTTCACTTaaaccaaggacgtataactGATATACGTCCTTGCTTAAACATATTTATGATTATTATTTCAGATACATCAAGAAGTACCTGAGTATGTCAAATATTTCTGTCACGTCAGCTGAGGTCAGTTCTTTCAGTGGTACTACGATTGGGTTAGATGGTGTGATGGTTTTAAAAATGATCGGCGATATATCATCTGATATCTTGGTGAAAGACATTGTCATTCAAATCTGGAATATTCATAAATCAAAGCAACTGCAGAATATGGTATCAGTACAGCAAACTCCTTCGAATCAAGAACATATGACCGGAAGTGCTTCAGGTGATCAACACGTGACCAACTTAACGCCTGCTGCTTCTCCTGAAATGATTGCGATGGAAAAAACTGGCGTGTAACCATTTTATAATCAACAAACAGTATCCACCTTTGTTTGTTCATAACTCaatgatataaaac from Mytilus galloprovincialis chromosome 2, xbMytGall1.hap1.1, whole genome shotgun sequence encodes:
- the LOC143062848 gene encoding innexin unc-9-like, translating into MVFNFYKPTVNYGSWADRFSSTWTFLLLLILALLTVWRHYRGPNFICKTPEQFPRYWNDFTDESCWLSRQVIPFEPLGQGSFSDSENLNMLVVMNDKDSANENSTRTLYQWLPLILCLQALLFMLPDIFLRICESSFGFGCQKLSKMIQDYRQYSADDRKHFAMEIGSYLHQQFSERLLRVLPFGILTVLLAFVKLLFFLNAATQLIILEGYLSPQNVTSYGEYVFESIINTNYSTIAYSPVFPREVLCRREFVQVSNVHLYMFQCLVPVNEFNEQICFFVWIWLLVVCIAAGTSGMLFLVKSLLPMVKQRYIKKYLSMSNISVTSAEVSSFSGTTIGLDGVMVLKMIGDISSDILVKDIVIQIWNIHKSKQLQNMVSVQQTPSNQEHMTGSASGDQHVTNLTPAASPEMIAMEKTGV